A single genomic interval of Scylla paramamosain isolate STU-SP2022 chromosome 12, ASM3559412v1, whole genome shotgun sequence harbors:
- the LOC135105692 gene encoding probable RNA-binding protein EIF1AD, with translation MSVTTKKKHVERELYEDFSLPQEHQSIVRVLKPCGNNLHQVTTPEGEVFLASMPHKFRKHVWIKRGNYVVTEPIPEGNKVRAEIVRILMKDHIRHIRANNMWPTAFSELCEEERDKLCVAPQDIRVSKDSLSGSDNDDLMKNPNRPRVSYPDSESDSNSDGEDSECDGSEDSKCDGNKGSEYDSNAGSDCETSGDSDKVKK, from the exons ATGTCTGTCACCACCAAGAAGAAGCATGTGGAGCGGGAACTGTACGAAGACTTCAGCCTCCCTCAGGAACACCAGTCCATTGTCCGGGTCTTGAAACCATGTGGGAATAATCTTCATCAG GTGACAACACCCGAGGGAGAGGTGTTTCTGGCCTCCATGCCCCACAAATTTCGTAAACATGTGTGGATCAAGCGCGGCAACTATGTTGTGACAGAGCCCATACCAGAGGGAAACAAGGTGCGGGCAGAAATTGTACGCATCCTGATGAAGGACCACATTCGACACATCAGGGCAAACAACATGTGGCCCACAGCCTTCTCAGAActgtgtgaggaggagagagacaagcTTTGCGTTGCTCCCCAAGACATCAGAGTCAGCAAAGACAGCTTAAGTGGTTCTGACAATGATGACTTGATGAAAAACCCAAACCGACCCAGAGTGTCATATCCTGACTCTGAGAGTGATTccaatagtgatggtgaagaCAGTGAGTGTGATGGCAGTGAAGACAGTAAGTGTGATGGAAATAAAGGCAGCGAATATGATAGCAATGCAGGTAGTGATTGTGAGACCAGTGGAGACAGTGacaaagttaaaaaataa
- the LOC135105691 gene encoding mitochondrial import inner membrane translocase subunit Tim17-B-like: MEEYAREPCPWRIVDDCGGAFAMGVIGGGLFQAVKGFRNAPSGISRRMTGSLVAVKQRAPIVGGQFAVWGGLFSTIDCSLVYLRKKEDPWNSIISGAATGGILAARSGVAAMTGSAVIGGMLLAMIEGVGILLTRFTSDQFKPQAPGEMSDPSVLGPSVVLNPEANYQ, encoded by the exons ATGGAGGAATACGCGAGGGAGCCGTG CCCATGGCGCATTGTGGACGACTGTGGGGGTGCCTTCGCCATGGGGGTCATTGGTGGCGGGCTCTTCCAGGCAGTTAAAGGCTTTAGGAATGCTCCAAGT GGCATCTCACGCCGCATGACTGGCAGTTTGGTGGCTGTGAAGCAGCGCGCCCCCATCGTTGGCGGACAGTTTGCCGTGTGGGGGGGACTCTTCTCTACCATAGATTGCTCACTGGTGTACCTGCGGAAGAAGGAGGACCCGTGGAACTCTATCATCTCAGGCGCGGCAACAGGTGGCATCTTGGCAGCAAGAA GTGGTGTTGCAGCGATGACGGGCAGTGCAGTGATTGGTGGCATGCTGCTCGCCATGATTGAGGGTGTTGGCATCCTACTGACACGCTTTACGTCTGACCAGTTCAAGCCACAGGCCCCTGGGGAGATGTCTGACCCCTCGGTGCTGGGGCCTTCAGTAGTTCTAAATCCTGAGGCAAACTATCAGTAG